From the Syngnathoides biaculeatus isolate LvHL_M chromosome 10, ASM1980259v1, whole genome shotgun sequence genome, one window contains:
- the LOC133507262 gene encoding tensin-2-like: MSRSEEQVMEHPFDIDLTYITERIISVFFMPELEEQRYHRELQEMATMLKSKHQDKFLFLNLSEKRHDITRLIPKVQDFGWPDLHAPPLDRICTVCKAMETWLSSDPHNVAVLHCKGNKGKMGVIVAAYMHYSKISAGADQALTTLTMRKFCEDKVSSSLQPSQNRYIYYFGSLLSGAIKMNSSPLFLHQILIPSLPNFQAGGGYFPFLKIYQSLELIYTSCVYDPQTSRSRKLCVMMQPALLLKGDIMVKCYHRRSQAAEREVVFRIQFHTCTIHGAQLWFGKKDLDVACTDDRFPCDAAVEFIFGTTPEKINENQKTDASINVNYNISDPVVRWDSYENLNLHHQDSPENISHTRGPLDGSLYAQVRKRRGPGTASSPNGYLTRSPTVKTQIANQSQTLSSASSCVLSDHTDNNSHFDSHPECETTESLMERRGSETGGKIRGKEGDRETENLEDANLSNLGGLRREHSCCGRAGIICGGVERQWEQEPCHSNGHCAGCCNSIKKHPKSQTLPALPSKSVAPLPHLTHMELCHRHSVHPLPELAWERQAPSVPCLHRPIFPYSSPEHAHSHGHTLPASSRHYNDECQLFHYAGQAPTSHLPPQSLLSSPYREIFYGPPNQSPGCPCRECSSRREHQAASVRVLPSMHPDQAVGLQQIREPLWESQNPWEVPREADFWQCKSAVPPFHICHSAALNQGAAQPRFVLGPHQSHPSPQPLIDMRDGASSGYHTPPPPRQSCPCPPYQSSPVESHGSRDYASGYLSGSASPLPANSPSPGRVILLDTPPGAKDQQQEHLKHIVEKATPSSDVDVSQASEVNQDRSSTQTLDSDHDYTVIGGSSPPHTEDTSSQEASIAPEFNTKSRTSDGKPAETKIKENDEDADQTKGTTIIITPVEEHLNVSSVTGDGQFSSPGLSNNSLQNSPAESPSRSSPSATDPPGHRLTPERDSSTDTKPPSPMPDGYHTPTFPLAPYYYSLLSVPHVPYTGYTAVTIPAIQPPLPEKKRLSSTLGSLNEHPSHQRCSPVPSPTHNSTLPPTMAVNAKFVQDSSKYWYKPGISRDQAIAVLKDKEPGTFLIRDSNSFQGAYGLALKVATPPHNANITGSKDDVLEQLVRHFLIETGPRGVKIKGCQNESYFGSLSALVYQHSITPISLPCALRIPERDLVGDLQGVRTLTNTSTAADLLKQGAACNVLYLNSVETESLTGPEAVSKATKCTLALSPRPAATMVHFKVSSQGITLTDSKRRLFFRRHYPISSVTFSSLDPQDQRMFGFVARRTASAAENVCHLFAEMDPEQPAVAIVNFINKVMLGPQLRR; the protein is encoded by the exons atgtcTAGAAGTGAGGAACAAGTAATGGAGCACCCCTTTGACATTGACCTCACCTACATCACGGAGAGGATCATCTCGGTCTTCTTCATGCCAGAGCTTGAGGAACAGCGATATCACAGGGAGTTACAAGAAATGGCAACTATGCTTAAATCCAAGCACCAAGACAAATTCCTG TTTTTAAATTTATCAGAGAAGAGACATGACATCACAAGACTCATTCCAAAG GTGCAGGACTTCGGCTGGCCTGATCTCCACGCTCCACCTTTGGACAGGatctgtactgtatgtaaggCCATGGAAACGTGGCTGAGTTCTGATCCTCACAACGTAGCAGTTCTCCACTGTAAG GGAAACAAAGGGAAGATGGGTGTCATTGTGGCAGCCTACATGCATTACAGCAAGATATCAGCAGG AGCGGACCAGGCGCTCACCACACTGACCATGAGGAAGTTCTGCGAGGATAAAGTTTCTTCTTCCCTTCAGCCCTCTCAGAACAG GTACATCTACTACTTTGGCAGTTTGTTGTCTGGCGCTATTAAAATGAATAGCAGTCCTCTGTTCCTCCATCAGATCCTTATTCCATCACTGCCAAATTTTCAGGCAGGAGGAG GTTACTTTCCATTTCTGAAGATCTACCAATCGCTAGAGCTGATCTACACCTCCTGTGTCTA TGACCCTCAGACCTCTCGATCCAGGAAGCTATGTGTGATGATGCAACCAGCGTTATTGTTGAAGGGTGACATTATG GTCAAGTGCTATCATCGACGGAGCCAGGCAGCAGAAAGAGAGGTGGTGTTCAGGATCCAGTTCCATACGTGCACCATCCACGGTGCCCAGCTTTGGTTTGGCAAGAAGGACCTCGATGTAGCCTGCACAG ATGACAGGTTCCCTTGTGATGCTGCAGTGGAGTTTATCTTTGGCACCACGccagaaaaaataaatg AAAACCAGAAGACAGACGCCTCCATCAACGTGAACTACAACATCTCAGATCCAGTGGTCAGATGGGATTCTTATGAGAACCTGAACCTGCACCATCAAGACAGTCCAGAAA ATATTTCTCATACAAGGGGCCCCCTGGATGGGAGTCTATACGCGCAAGTGAGAAAACGCCGGGGACCAGGCACGGCTTCCTCGCCCAACGGGTACCTCACCAGAAGCCCAACAGTGAAGACACAGATTGCCAACCAGTCGCAGACTCTCAGCAGTGCTTCCAGCTGTGTCCTGTCTGATCACACAGACAACAACTCACACTTCGATAGTCATCCTGAATGCGAGACAACTGAAAGTCTgatggaaagaagaggaagtgaAACAGGAGGGAAAATACGAGGGAAAGAAGGGGACAGAGAAACAGAGAATTTAGAAGACGCAAACCTATCAAATCTGGGAGGATTAAGGCGAGAACATTCATGTTGTGGTCGAGCAGGTATTATATGTGGAGGTGTGGAGAGGCAATGGGAGCAAGAGCCTTGCCACTCTAATGGTCACTGTGCTGGATGCTGCAACAGCAtcaaaaaacatcccaaaagtCAAACCCTGCCGGCCTTACCATCCAAATCTGTGGCCCCTCTACCGCATTTGACTCATATGGAGCTTTGCCACCGCCATAGTGTCCATCCTTTGCCAGAGTTAGCATGGGAACGGCAAGCCCCATCTGTCCCTTGTCTCCACAGACCGATCTTCCCTTATTCCAGTCCTGAACATGCACATTCACATGGTCACACCCTTCCAGCCTCCAGCAGACACTACAATGATGAATGTCAACTTTTCCATTATGCAGGCCAAGCACCAACCTCTCACCTTCCCCCCCAATCACTGCTTTCAAGTCCATACAGAGAGATCTTCTACGGCCCGCCAAATCAGTCGCCCGGATGTCCCTGTCGAGAGTGCTCCAGCAGGCGAGAGCACCAGGCAGCCTCAGTCAGAGTTCTTCCTTCAATGCATCCAGATCAAGCAGTGGGATTACAACAAATTAGAGAGCCATTGTGGGAAAGTCAAAATCCATGGGAAGTGCCAAGAGAGGCTGACTTCTGGCAGTGCAAATCGGCCGTTCCACCATTTCACATCTGTCATTCTGCCGCTTTAAATCAGGGTGCAGCGCAGCCGAGGTTTGTCCTCGGACCTCACCAGAGTCATCCCAGTCCCCAACCTCTTATTGACATGCGAGATGGAGCCAGCAGTGGATACCACACACCTCCACCTCCACGCCAGTCTTGCCCCTGCCCTCCTTATCAGTCATCTCCTGTTGAGAGCCATGGTAGTCGAGATTATGCTTCTGGATACCTCTCTGGGTCGGCTTCTCCTCTACCAGCCAATAGTCCATCTCCTGGGAGGGTAATACTCCTAGATACCCCTCCAGGAGCCAAAGATCAGCAGCAGGAGCATCTCAAACATATAG TGGAAAAGGCCACACCAAGTTCAGATGTTGACGTGTCCCAGGCTTCAGAGGTTAATCAGGACCGTTCAAGTACCCAGACGCTGGACTCTGATCATGACTATACAGTCATTGGTGGAAGCAGCCCTCCACACACAGAAGACAC CTCAAGTCAAGAAGCCTCAATTGCACCAGAATTCAACACAAAA AGTCGTACATCTGATGGAAAACCTGCGGAAACAAAGatcaaagaaaatgatgaggatGCTGATCAGACTAAGGGTACCACTATCATCATCACACCAGTGGAAGAGCATCTCAATGTCTCAAGTGTCACTGGTGATGGCCAGTTCAGCAGTCCCGGGCTTTCCAACAACTCTTTACAAAATTCTCCAGCTGAGTCTCCAAGTCGTAGTTCGCCATCAGCTACCGATCCACCAGGACATCGACTAACACCCGAGAGAGACAGCTCAACTGACACCAAACCACCATCACCTATGCCTGATGGTTACCACACTCCAACTTTCCCCTTAGCGCCCTATTACTACTCTTTGCTAAGTGTCCCCCATGTCCCTTACACTGGCTACACTGCAGTTACAATCCCGGCCATTCAACCACCACTTCCAGAGAAGAAAAGACTCTCTTCAACGCTGGGATCCCTTAACGAACATCCTTCTCATCAACGATGCTCTCCGGTGCCTTCACCGACTCACAATTCAACTTTGCCTCCAACTATGGCAGTCAATGCTAAGTTTGTTCAAGATAGCTCCAAGTACTGGTACAAACCAGGCATCTCCAGAGACCAGG CCATAGCGGTGTTGAAGGACAAGGAACCAGGAACTTTCCTCATCAGAGACAGTAATTCATTTCAAGGTGCTTATGGCCTGGCCCTCAAAGTGGCCACGCCTCCTCACAACGCCAACATCACAGGTAGCAAAG ATGATGTCCTGGAACAGCTAGTGAGACATTTCCTCATTGAGACAGGCCCACGGGGAGTAAAAATCAAGGGCTGCCAGAATGAGTCGTATTTTG GTAGTTTATCCGCCCTGGTGTACCAACATTCAATCACACCCATCTCTTTGCCATGTGCCCTTCGCATCCCAGAACGAG ATCTGGTCGGAGATCTTCAGGGTGTACGGACTCTAACAAACACAAGCACAGCAGCTGACCTCCTTAAACAGGGAGCAG CTTGCAACGTTCTCTACCTGAACTCTGTGGAAACTGAATCATTAACGGGGCCGGAAGCAGTTTCCAAAGCAACCAAATGTACCCTGGCTCTGAGTCCACGTCCTGCTGCAACGATGGTTCATTTCAAAGTTTCCTCTCAGGGTATCACGCTAACTGACAGCAAAAGAAG GTTATTTTTCCGGCGGCACTATCCCATCAGCAGTGTGACCTTCAGCAGTCTTGACCCCCAAGACCAGAG GATGTTTGGTTTTGTGGCCAGGCGGACGGCCAGCGCCGCAGAGAATGTGTGTCACCTCTTCGCAGAGATGGATCCAGAGCAACCTGCTGTGGCAATTGTCAACTTTATTAATAAGGTTATGCTCGGACCACAGCTCCGTAGATGA